One genomic region from Daphnia magna isolate NIES linkage group LG10, ASM2063170v1.1, whole genome shotgun sequence encodes:
- the LOC123476965 gene encoding ATP-dependent DNA helicase PIF1-like — translation MQEAAAFQMPLQLRQLFVDICLFCNPSDALHLFEINLNHLMEDYIRSGHEANVAKNLTLKWIQDKLRLHNQTMEDLSLPVPDFHLINQLVEAQMEENNENSQREKRLMGEMMLAQLNDGQRAAFDQVMTAVNDVNNSHPRQYFLDGPGGTGKTFLYNTLITVLQGQGRQVIAVASTGIASTLLLDGTTYHSQFKIYPPITETTRSKIEEASYNAQLIRNASLIISDEATMKTNHALDAINHLFQTVMKNRVDPYGGKVLFLGGDFRQCLPVVRHGNRVKIIEATITNNATWPLFRQLRLVQNMRTADGSQDFADWLIQLGNGSLAQTPRLNDPDLIEIPQDLLNIRTNLIEHVFGDPSDLLNEGVREQVCNRAILCPKNEDCLRINNKIIGEMPGALKVCKSIDTIDSEDPEEISNYPPEILNTFNVSGLPPHQLKLKIGAIVILLKNIDSRQGLCNGTRLIIKALSGNLIVAEIAAGKHKGHNVFLPRMSMSPTDSDLPFKLKRLQFPVLVAFAMTINKSQGQTFERVGIYLPESVFSHGQLYVAFSRATSREGVKVQCEETEKQGKLLRNIPQSTEQDKNKVFTKNIVFKEVLLQE, via the coding sequence ATGCAAGAAGCGGCAGCATTCCAAATGCCTCTTCAGCTGAGGCAGCTTTTTGTCGACATTTGCCTGTTCTGCAATCCCTCCGACGCTCTGCATCTATTTGAAATCAACCTGAACCATCTGATGGAAGACTACATTAGAAGCGGACACGAAGCCAACGTGGCCAAGAACTTGACGTTGAAATGGATTCAGGACAAGCTACGTCTCCACAATCAGACGATGGAAGATCTCTCCTTGCCTGTCCCGGATTTCCATCTGATTAACCAACTGGTCGAAGCTCAGATGGAAGAGAACAACGAAAACagtcaaagagaaaagagactgATGGGCGAAATGATGTTGGCGCAACTTAACGACGGGCAACGCGCGGCCTTTGATCAAGTCATGACTGCTGTCAACGATGTCAACAACTCACATCCGAGGCAGTATTTCCTGGACGGCCCTGGAGGAACGGGAAAGACCTTTCTCTACAACACCCTCATCACCGTCCTCCAAGGCCAAGGGAGACAAGTCATCGCAGTGGCTTCCACGGGGATCGCGTCCACTTTGTTACTGGACGGAACAACTTACCATTCGCAGTTCAAAATTTATCCTCCAATAACAGAGACGACACGATCGAAAATCGAGGAAGCTAGCTACAACGCGCAACTGATCAGAAACGCCAGTCTCATAATTTCCGACGAAGCCACCATGAAGACCAACCACGCCCTCGACGCGATCAATCATCTTTTCCAAACTGTCATGAAGAATCGCGTCGATCCCTACGGTGGCAAAGTTCTCTTTCTCGGCGGCGATTTTAGACAGTGCTTGCCCGTTGTGAGACACGGAAACAGGGTCAAAATCATCGAAGCGACCATCACCAATAACGCGACTTGGCCTCTTTTTCGACAGCTTCGATTGGTGCAAAACATGCGCACCGCCGATGGTAGTCAAGATTTCGCTGATTGGCTCATTCAACTGGGAAATGGATCTTTGGCACAAACACCGCGGCTCAATGACCCAGATCTCATCGAAATCCCGCAAGACCTTCTCAACATTCGAACTAACTTAATCGAACACGTCTTTGGCGATCCATCGGATCTCTTAAACGAAGGCGTCAGAGAACAAGTTTGTAACCGGGCTATTCTATGTCCCAAGAATGAAGACTGTCTTAGGATCAACAACAAGATCATTGGCGAGATGCCTGGCGCGTTGAAAGTCTGCAAAAGTATCGACACTATCGATTCAGAGGACCCAGAGGAAATTTCCAACTACCCTCCGGAAATTTTAAATACCTTCAACGTCTCCGGGCTACCCCCGCACCAACTCAAACTGAAAATAGGAGCCATCGTCATTCTTCTCAAGAACATTGACTCGCGACAGGGACTTTGCAACGGCACGAGGCTCATCATCAAGGCGCTCAGCGGTAACCTGATTGTGGCAGAGATCGCGGCCGGGAAACACAAAGGACACAACGTCTTTCTTCCGCGGATGTCCATGTCTCCCACCGACTCTGACTTGCCCTTCAAACTCAAAAGATTGCAGTTTCCTGTGCTTGTGGCTTTCGCTATGACCATCAACAAGTCACAGGGACAGACTTTTGAGCGAGTAGGCATCTACCTTCCGGAATCCGTTTTCAGCCACGGCCAACTATACGTCGCATTCTCGCGTGCAACATCAAGAGAAGGTGTCAAGGTTCAGTGCGAAGAAACAGAGAAACAGGGCAAGCTACTTAGGAATATTCCACAATCCACGGAACAAGATAAGAACAAGGTATTCACgaaaaacattgtttttaaGGAAGTTCTCCTACAAGAATAG
- the LOC123476966 gene encoding uncharacterized protein LOC123476966, with amino-acid sequence MDGDKCSKAFPKQHSQETLLNDNGYPTYRRRDTGVVHRLKRGHTHFEVDNRWVVPYNPWLSLKYDSHINLEYCASIVSVKYIFKYVYKGYDCLKMDQKVGTYHLAEGEEPRVEWDEITCHLDARYVSAPEACWRIFKFPLADRSHAIYRLAVHLLREQPVFFQPGNEMQAAINAASRDTNLTAFFKLNRVDESARQYFYREIPHHYVFIKKTNSWKPRVKRAKIIGRLYTGQQALKICEQSTRLSIPLTKRQQ; translated from the exons ATGGACGGCGACAAGTGCTCAAAGGCTTTCCCGAAGCAACATAGCCAAGAAACACTTCTAAACGATAACGGCTACCCCACTTACAGACGAAGAGATACGGGCGTTGTACACCGCTTAAAACGAGGACACACGCATTTCGAAGTTGACAACAGATGGGTCGTTCCTTACAACCCTTGGTTATCCCTCAAGTATGACTCCCACATCAACCTCGAATACTGCGCATCCATCGTCAGCGTAAAGTACATCTTCAAGTACGTCTACAAAGGGTACGATTGCCtgaaaatggatcaaaaagtGGGAACGTATCATCTGGCAGAAGGCGAAGAACCAAGGGTTGAGTGGGACGAAATCACGTGCCATCTTGATGCGCGTTACGTCAGCGCGCCGGAAGCCTGTTGGCGAATCTTCAAGTTTCCCCTTGCCGACCGTTCGCATGCTATCTATCGCCTGGCCGTCCATTTGCTCCGAGAGCAGCCCGTCTTTTTCCAACCGGGAAACGAAATGCAAGCCGCCATCAATGCCGCTTCGAGAGACACCAACCTAACTGCTTTCTTTAAGTTGAATCGCGTCGACGAGAGCGCACGGCAATATTTCTACAGAGAAATACCTCACCACTACGTTTTCatcaagaaaaccaattcgtGGAAGCCTCGCGTGAAACGGGCCAAGATCATCGGTCGCCTATACACG GGCCAACAAGCTTTGAAGATTTGCGAACAGTCGACCAGATTGTCCATCCCACTTACAAAGCGGCAGCAATAG